GATGGTGGATTTGGGATTGAAGATGGGATCGCGATTGCCAAGCAACTCGAAAGTCACGTCAACTTACTTCATATATCGGCCGGAAATCACGAAGTCGAAGAAGTATTCGCAATTACCCACCCCAGCATGTTTACCGAAGATGGCTGTAATGTTAAATATGCCGCTGAAATCAAGAAACATGTCAGCACTCCAGTTGCCACGGTCGGCGCTTTAGATGATCCCGAATTGATGGAAGAAATCATCCGTTCCGGCAAAGCCGATATTGTTGAGATGGCCCGGGGCCTCTTATGTGATCCAGATTTTCCAAATAAACTCCGCAGTGGTAATGAAGATAAAATTATTAAATGTATGCGCTGTCTTTCCTGTTTTTCGAGTGAGCTTACAAATGGTGAGCCTTATTGTGCTCTTAATCCCGAAACAGGCCGGGAACTTGAAATGAAATACGCCATTCCACCGGCATTAAAAAAGAAAGTCTTAATCGCCGGCGGTGGCATTGGTGGTATGCAAGCGGCACTGACCTGCGCTGATCGGGGCCATGATGTTATTTTATTCGAAAAGAGTAATCGCCTCGGCGGGGTATTGCGATGTGAAGAAGCTGTAGCCTTCAAGAAAAATCTCGATGCTTATTTGAATCAACAGGAAAAACGAATTTTAACTTCAAACATTGAAGTTCACTTAGATACTCCGGTGACACCTGCAATTGCTGAACAAATTAATCCTGACATCATCATTGCAGCGATGGGTGCAGAACCGATTAAGCCATCAATCCCCGGCATTGAAAACAGCAATGTCTTTTGTGCTCAAGATGCCTATACAGCTATTGAGTCAATCGGCGATCAGGCCGTTATTATCGGGGCCGGATTGGTCGGTGTTGAACTGGGTTTACACCTTATTGCCAATGGAAAAAAAGTAAAAATCGTCGAATTAACGGATCATATCAACGATGGCGGTAACTTCCTGCATATGTTAGGTTTAAAATATGAAATCCTTAAACGCAATTTAGACATTCAATTTAATACCAACGTCAAAGAAATTATTGAAGATGGTGTTGTGTGTGAAGTTGATGGTCTTGAAAAAGTAATAAAAGCCGATACCATCATCTATGCCGTGGGTCAAAAGCCACGCCGAGATGAAGCTTTGGCACTTAATTTCTGTGCGCCCGAGTATTACCTGGTTGGCGATGTTATTGCTTCCCGCGATATTACCAGTGCTAACGCCGAAGCGTTTATGACCGCCCGAAACCTTGGCCGTTTCTAAAATACTTCGAATCGTAAAAATAATAAACCCGCCTGATTGGTGGGTTTGAGGTTGTCAATAAACGACCGTACCGACCAATTGTTAATCTGTTGCATGCACGCAATTCGTACAGTTGCAAGCAAAGTTTTGGCTAAAGATAGCCTTTTCGCGGCAACTGTTCGCCTTGAGGCACACAACATGATCGAACAATGTCAGTACTACGTTATCTTTTTTGACAGTCTGAAACCCGCCTAATTGGCGGGTTTATTATTTTTGAATAACATTTAATATCGTTTTTTTATAATAAGTGATTCATTTCTTCAATCTGATCTAACGATTAATATCTTGAGCAATAATACTCAGCTCCTTAATGGTAATACTTCTTGAATCAAACTCGATTAACCCATCACTTCTCATTTTATTCAATTCTCTACTTAACGATGATCGCTGTATTCCGAATTTTTCAGCCAACTCTTTTTTTGTTAAGGGGAGTCGAATAACTGAATTTTTTTGAAATCTAAACTCATAGTTTAGAAAATCGATAATACATCTCCGGATGCTTTTTAATGAAATCGCATTTATTTTATCAGTAAGAATTAGGGTCCGATCAGAAATTTCCGTCATTAAACCAATCATAAATCCTCTGTTTGCCTGACACAAATCCAAAATGAGTTCTCTATTCAACTGAAGGAGCAATACCTCTGATTGCGCTACAACGGTCATCGGATAATGATTTCTTGTTGAAAACAAGAGATTAGCGCCCAATATATCACCCTGATGAAACACATTGATTACTAAAATATTTCCGTTTTCGTCTAAATTTTGAACCGAAACCTGTCCAACTTGAATGATATCCATCCCATCACAACGTTCATTTTGCAAATGAATGATCTGATCTTTTTTATACTTACGGATTGCATAGCGATGCGTCAGAAAAAACGGATTCAGCGTTGCTTCGGTAAATCCACTAAAGAGATAATGGTTGATGATTTGTTGAATAATCTCTTGCTGTTTAATAAAAAACACCTCCATTCGTTACTTCGGTAACTTTTTTTTAGGATAAAATACAGTATACTATTAAAAATCACACATTAGAACCCGCCTTTTGCGTCTATCTGAGAAAATATTTTAAATTCATTATTACCTATATAAAATTTATAGGTAATTATAAAATTAAAAAACATCGAACAACGGTTGCTTTGGGTGCAGTTTTCACAAACAATTTTGTAACGTGTAGGCGAACAGTTCATCGAACTGTCCGCCGTACAGTGTAGAAATTGTTTCGTGCGAAACTGGGCCCAAAGCTCACGGCATTTTCGCAATTGCCTGTATAAAACTTAAATACGGAGGTTGAAAATTGGATATTTTTACAGCATTCTTTTGGGTCGTTACAATTGCCTGGTTAATTTTTTCTCTAAAAAAAGACAAATCAAAAACCATTGCGGCGGTGCGACAGTCAGGCGGCATGATGAAAGGCATT
This is a stretch of genomic DNA from Acetobacterium woodii DSM 1030. It encodes these proteins:
- a CDS encoding NAD(P)/FAD-dependent oxidoreductase, with product MKNCQYPNLFSPIVLGNTLFRNRIFASPTGYQNLNGDGYLSEGATAYYERKARGGAASVTSFEGIVDCELGRGGATHICLDTPNISNNLSRIAYGVKSYGAVASLELQHTGMFANRDLSFFGASSKGIAYGPVECELAGRTIQAMDEAIIERTIKKFAQGAGLAKRCGFGMVTVHAGHGWLLHQFLSPLTNTRTDKWGGPDVENRTRLIIAVCDAIRKEVGPGFPIEIRLSGSECYDGGFGIEDGIAIAKQLESHVNLLHISAGNHEVEEVFAITHPSMFTEDGCNVKYAAEIKKHVSTPVATVGALDDPELMEEIIRSGKADIVEMARGLLCDPDFPNKLRSGNEDKIIKCMRCLSCFSSELTNGEPYCALNPETGRELEMKYAIPPALKKKVLIAGGGIGGMQAALTCADRGHDVILFEKSNRLGGVLRCEEAVAFKKNLDAYLNQQEKRILTSNIEVHLDTPVTPAIAEQINPDIIIAAMGAEPIKPSIPGIENSNVFCAQDAYTAIESIGDQAVIIGAGLVGVELGLHLIANGKKVKIVELTDHINDGGNFLHMLGLKYEILKRNLDIQFNTNVKEIIEDGVVCEVDGLEKVIKADTIIYAVGQKPRRDEALALNFCAPEYYLVGDVIASRDITSANAEAFMTARNLGRF
- a CDS encoding Crp/Fnr family transcriptional regulator; amino-acid sequence: MEVFFIKQQEIIQQIINHYLFSGFTEATLNPFFLTHRYAIRKYKKDQIIHLQNERCDGMDIIQVGQVSVQNLDENGNILVINVFHQGDILGANLLFSTRNHYPMTVVAQSEVLLLQLNRELILDLCQANRGFMIGLMTEISDRTLILTDKINAISLKSIRRCIIDFLNYEFRFQKNSVIRLPLTKKELAEKFGIQRSSLSRELNKMRSDGLIEFDSRSITIKELSIIAQDINR